A portion of the Apus apus isolate bApuApu2 chromosome 3, bApuApu2.pri.cur, whole genome shotgun sequence genome contains these proteins:
- the RSPH9 gene encoding radial spoke head protein 9 homolog isoform X2, producing the protein MDAPSLPAALELVAGAGLGLSPEKRAALGSSLVLLQRDYRFERVWFWGCIQGVRGAYYIAEGLGPDRAAPRSRLYSLNCVEWSLLPPATEAMVAQAAQLQGRFQGDPSFEYEYPAEIDAERAGNVSEDDEKPTMKEEARLVATIEQIDRAVGIVPRGAFVKTPLGSVCENRNFEGLSFTEAKKLSSYFHFAEPVNLKTKTLLEKADLDPSTDFLDSLEHDIPEGMEISPEQCYCEKSLA; encoded by the exons ATGGACGCGCCGTCGCTGCCCGCCGCGCTGGAGCTGGTGGCCGGCGCTGGCCTGGGGCTGAGCCCGGAGAAGCGGGCGGCGCTGGGCTCCtcgctggtgctgctgcagcgGGACTACCGCTTCGAGCGGGTCTGGTTCTGGGGCTGCATCCAGGGCGTGCGCGGCGCCTACTACATCGCCGAGGGGCTGGGCCCCGACCGCGCCGCGCCCCGCAGCCGCCTCTACAG CTTGAACTGCGTGGAGTGGAGCCTCCTGCCCCCAGCAACCGAGGCGATGGTTGCTCAGGCTGCGCAGCTGCAGGGCCGTTTCCAGGGGGATCCTTCTTTTGAATATGAGTACCCCGCAGAGATAGATGCAGAACGTGCTGGAAATGTATCTGAAGATGATGAGAAG CCCACAATGAAGGAGGAGGCCCGTCTTGTAGCTACCATAGAGCAGATAGACAGAGCAGTTGGTATCGTCCCCCGGGGGGCATTTGTGAAGACTCCTCTTGGGTCTGTGtgtgaaaacagaaactttGAAG GTCTTTCTttcacagaagcaaagaagTTAAGTTCCTATTTCCATTTTGCTGAGCCTGTTAACCTGAAGACTAAAACCCTGCTGGAAAAGGCTGACTTGGACCCATCCACTGATTTTCTAGACTCTCTGGAGCACGATATCCCAGAAG